The stretch of DNA TAGTCGTGATCGGCGGCGGTGTGGCCGGCGAGCACGCCGCGGCCAATGCGCTGGGAATGCAGGCCGACGTCACCATTATCGACATCTCACTGCCGCGTCTGCGTCAGCTCGAAAACCGGTTCAACGGCGAGATCCAAACCCGTGCGTCCACCCACTTCGAGATCGCCGAGCAGGTGCGTGATGCCGACCTCGTGATCGGGTCGGTGCTCATCCCCGGATCGAAGGCGCCCAAGCTCGTCACGGATGAAATGGTCGCGTCGATGAAGCCGGGTTCGGTTCTCGTCGACATCGCCATCGACCAGGGTGGATGCTTCGAGGGATCGCACGCGACGACTCACGACGACCCGATCTTCGCCGTGCACGACAGCATCTATTACTGCGTCGCCAACATGCCGGGCGCCGTTCCGGCCACCTCGACGCGTGCGCTGACCAACGCAACACTGCCCTACGTGATCGCACTGGCCCAGAAGGGCTGGAAGCAGGCCCTGACCGATGACGCCGCGCTGGCGTTGGGACTCAGCACCCATGACGGCCGAGTCACGAACGACCACGTCGCCGCAGCGCTCGACCTGCCGCTTCTGCCGCTCGCCGACATCCTCGGCTAGGTTCGGAGGCGATGACGCCGGCAGCTGGGGCCACGGCCTCGGCTGTCGGCGTTGGTCGATCTGCGCGCGGCGGAGGCGCGGGGTGTCGTTAGCATTGACCTGTGAACTCTGCGCATGATTTTCTCGGACTGCTGGCCGAGCTGTTCACCTGGATCGGCCTCGTGGTCGGAGGGCTCTGCCTGGTCGCGCTGCTGATCACCCGATCGGCCAGCGCACGCTGGATCGAAACCGATGCGATCGTGGTCGAGGAGAAGGGCGGTGTGCTGCGCTGGATGTCGGGCGACGGCCTGCACGAATGCTCGCTGACCCCATCGCAACGCGAGGAACTACAGCACGTCGAGGGGCTGCGCGTGTACTATCGCCCGGGTCAGCCCGAGCGCATCCGGTTCGAGCGCACGGGCCACGGCGAGAAGACGGCGCGCCTGCTCACCTGGCTCATGCTGGGCCTGGGAGGTGGCGGGGCGGTCGGATCGATCGTGCTTCTCTTCGTCGAGGCCTGATCGTCAGCCCGCTGAGCCCACCCCGCGTCGAGCCGGCCCACCGTCTGCACACGTCACCTCTGCCAACGTCACCTCTGCCCACGGCACCACAACCTGCACTGAGGCGACTGAGCGGTTCCCGCCCAGGTCGATGGCGACCAGATCCACGAGCAATACCGTTCCCGAGGGCAACCGGGGAAAGTCATAACCGAGCGCCGGCAGGTCGGCCCACAGGCCATCGTCGGCGCTGGCAGCCCACTCCTCGCTTCCGTCGGCGAGTACCGTGAGCAGTTCCGGAGCGATAATGCCGGCCGGCTCTGCCGTCAGAGCGCCGTAGTTCCCGGTGCGGGCGTTGTAGCTGTAATAGAGCTCGCTGATCAGGTCTCCAGTATCCGAGTCGACGACCAGATCCAGGTATCCATTCATCTCCGTTTCGCCGTCGCTGATGGTCAGAAAGCTGAGATCGTAGCTCCCCTCGATCAGCCCTGAATCGTCGGGCAGCTCGGCGGTCTCCTGCCCCAGGTAGGTGATCGAACCGTCGCCCTCGACCAGTCCATATCGAATGAACGTTTCTGTGATGCTCGTGGCTGCTGCGGCGTCGAAATGGGCGGTGACCGTCACGCCGTCGCTGTCGAAACTGGCTGTCGCACCGCTCGTGAACGAACCGCTCGCAGCCGAGGTCTCCTGGCCGCGCGTGTAGTAGGAATGCAGAAAATCAAGCCAGGAGGTGGCGACACTCAGCTGCTCATAATCGCTGTCGAAGGCGTCGGCTGAGGGTGGGAAATAGATCGACAGGCCTGTGGCGCCCCGCGTCACCGGCCCGTCCACCTTGGCGACGACAACATCGTTGATGGTCTGGGCGCGAGAGCGGCCCACCGCCGGGGCGATGCTCTGGATACGAGAACTCAGGGTGGTGCTGAAGGTTGCGAGTGCGTCGTCCACCTCGGCCATGCGAGTGAGGTCGACCAGAGACAGAGTGATCTCCGCATCCGTCTGCTCATCCTGTGCCTGGGCCTCAAAGCCCTCGATGAGGGCGCGACCGAGGTCGTCGACATCGGCATCGGGAGTGTCGACCAGATACTGCAGAGACGTATAGTCCCAGCTATGACCCGGCTCGAGCTCTGCGAGGCTGAGCGTGTCTTCCTCCGCGGATTCATCGCCGCCGACGCCCGGCCAGGAAGCACCGTGGTCCGCGATGATCACCGCGTAGTGCTCGGCCGGATAGGTGGTCATCCCCCAGGCGAGGAAGTCGGCGACCTCGCAGCCGGTCAGAGTGCCGAGGGTCAGCGCAAGCAGCAGGCTTGTGGCGGCCACCGGTCGCAGGCCGAACACGCGCCTGGGTCGGCTCACAGCCCGACGAAGGGAATGAACGCAGTGAGAGTGATCGACACTCCGAAGATCACAACGCCGGTCGACCCGAGAATCACCTGGATGCGTGTCTGGCGAACGACGGCGGCGATACCGAGCAGGAACAGCGAGATCGACATCATCACGGTGTAGAGCGTGAGCCGGTCACTCAGGCTGTTGAAGTCATCACCCTGGGAGACCACCGTCACCGATTCGGCCTTCATCTCCTGGTAGCTGCCGAAAAGTGCCGTCTGGTAGTCCTCATTGTCGAGCGGGCTGTAATACGTGGATGCGTCGGCCTCGTTCTGGCCCGCGGCCCATTCGATGGCCCCGGCCAGATCCTCGGAGACGGCCTGGAAGCTCAGTACGTCATACGTGTTCTGCGCGTCGGCGGCCGCGACCGGGTCGGAACTCTCGGACGCGATGGCCAGCTCGGTCAGGCGGTTCCAGAGCTGGGCGTCCTGCACGTACTGCTGGTTGCCCTCCAGATAGAGCGACTCCGCCTCGGTGGCGAGGTTGCCGCCGCGCTGGTAAGCGCCGGCCATCTGGCTGTCGTAGAGAGCCGCCTGGAACGAGGCGTAGGCGATACCGATCGACGCAATGCCCAGTAGCACGGCGATGCTCAGTTCAATGCGATCACGCATCCGTCGGGACGAGGTTTCGGCGCGGTCGATCGTATCGGTGACAGTCATGAGTGGGCTCCAAACGGCTGTGAGACAAAAGTCCAGATTAGCGAAGGGACCCCTGCGCTTTTACCGTTTGAGTACCCCACTTTGGCGCGGAGGAGGGGCAGCGCGGCGCGGGGCGCCCGCGCGCAGGCCGAGTGTCTGCTGAAACGCCCTGGCCGGGATGGGCGCCGCGGAATACCATTGAACATTCCGTTCTGCCTGCAGCATCCGTGTGAAAAGCACCCGTGGCAAGGAGCTCGTTCATGACCATCATCGAGGCGACTCAGCTCACCAAGACCTACCGCTCCAAGACCGGCCCCGTGCACGCCCTGGCCGGGCTGAGCCTCGCGGTGCCCGAGGGAAGCGTGCAGGCGCTGCTCGGCCCAAACGGCGCCGGAAAAACGACAGTCGTCAAGGTGCTGACCACCCTGATCCAGCCGGATTCCGGCACGGCAATCGTCGACGGCATCGACGTGGCCCGAAATCCGAAAGCCGTGCGCCGCATCATCGGGGTGTCCGGCCAATACGCCGCGGTCGACGAGAACCTCACGGGCTTCGAGAACCTTGAAATGGTGGGGCGGCTGTATCACCTCGGCCGCACCCTGGCTCGGCGGCGGGCCAAGGAACTCATCGAACTGTTCGAGCTGACGGAGGCTGGAAACCGGCCCGTCAAAGGATTCTCCGGGGGGATGCGGCGCCGCATCGACCTGGCGGGCGCCCTGGTGATGAACCCCAAGGTGCTCTTCCTCGACGAGCCGACCACCGGGCTCGACCCGCGCAGCCGCCTCGCAATGTGGGACGTGATCACGAAGCTTGTCGCCGAGGGAACCAGCGTGCTGCTCACGACCCAGTATCTCGAGGAGGCCGATCAACTGGCGGACAGCATCTCGGTGATCGACGATGGAATCGTGATCGCCGAGGGCACTTCCGACGAACTCAAAGCCCAGATCGGCGGGCACCGGGTTGTCGTGGTGCTTGTCGATGCGGACGACGGGCCGGCCGCCCGCGAGATTGTGGGGCGGTCCGGAGCCGCCACGGCCGCCGTGTCGAAGGATGGCCGCACTCTCGAGGTGGCCGTGACCGACGGGCCGGTGGCGCTGCAACGGGTGCTGGCCGATCTGGGTGAGGTGGGCATCCGTCTGCATGACGCCGGCATGCGGCGGCCGACGCTCGACGACGTGTTTTTGAAACTCACCGGTCGACATGCCGAAAAGCCGGCCGACGGCGAAGGCGACGACGACGACGAGAATGAAGCCAGCCTGGAGGCCGTGCGATGAGTATCGCTCGCCCGCTTGGGCTTTCGAACCCCCTCCTGACCTGGTCCTCTGACGGCTGGACGGTGACCAAACGCAACCTGATCAAGATCAAGCGGGTGCCTGAACTGCTGATCTTTGCCGTGATTCAACCGATCATGTTCGTGCTCTTGTTCAGCCAGGTCTACGCCGGGTCGATCTCGGTTCAGGGCACCGACTATGTGCAATTTCTGATGGCCGGCATCTTCGCTCAGACCGTTGTGTTCGGCTCGACGTTCTCGGGCGCCGCGATGGCGCAAGATCTCAAGGAGGGAATTATCGACCGGTTTCGCAGCCTGCCGATGAGTGGCTCGGCGGTGCTGATCGGACGCACGAACAGCGACCTGGTGCTCAACACCCTGTCAATGATGATCATGATGGTGACCGGGGTGCTCGTGGGCTGGAGGGTGAACTCGTCGTTTCCGGAGTTCCTCGCAGGGGTGGGATTGTTGCTGCTGTTCAGCTATGCGTTCAGCTGGGTGATGGCACTGCTGGGCATGAGCGTACGCAGCCCCGAGGTCATCAACAACGCGTCGTTCCTCATCCTGTTTCCGCTGACCTTCATCTCGAATGCGTTCGTGCCGAGCTCGACATTACCCACCCCACTACGCATCTTCGCCGAATGGAACCCGGTCTCGTCGCTCGTTCAAGCGGCTCGGCAGCTCTTCGGAAATCTCGGCACGGCACCTGTGCCCGACGTGTGGACCATGCAGAACCCCATTCTCACGGTACTGATCGGTGTCGCGGTGATGCTTGTCGTGTTCGTGCCCCTGTGTATCAGGAAGTTCGCATCAATCAGCTCGCGCTAACCCGAGCGATACCGATAAGGAGAAAATCATGGCTTCACACGAATTAGGGATTTCGCACGGATTCAGCGGGTTCTCGGTGCCCGATATCGACGCTGCGCGCGGGTTCTACGCCGAAACCCTGGGTTTGGCGGTGACGGATGCCGGGATGGGCCTCCTCTCGCTCGAGCTGCCCGGCGGAGCGATGGTCACCGTCTACCCGAAGCCCGATCACCAACCGGCCGTGTTCACGATCGTGAACTTGGTTGTGGACGATATCGATGTCGCAGTCGATGGGCTCACAGCGAAGGGTGTGGAGTTCATCCACTACGACGGCTTTGGGCAGGACGAGAAAGGGATCGCGCGCTCGGGGGGAGACAATCCCGGCCCATCGATCGCCTGGTTCACCGACCCGGCCGGCAATATTTTGTCGGTCTTGCACACCGACTAAACGCTGGCCGGCGGCTAGCGGCTGCCGCGCCGCTTGTTGCGCGCGGCAGCCGAGGCTCGCGTGCGGTTCTGGATGGCGCCCGGCTTCTTTTTGGCCGGGGCCGGCTTCTTCTTAGCCGCCTCTTCGCGGGCCAGCTTGGCTGCGGCCTTGGCCTTCGCCGTCGCTTTCTCCTTCTTCACCGGCTCGCCACGCACGACGACCGTCGCACCGCGTGAGCTTGCCGCGCTACGTCCGCGCACGATGCCAATGAATTCCTCAACGTTCGGTGTTTTCGCCTCAGCGAGCCAGGCGAGCGCGATCTGGGTCTCGACGACGCCTTCGACCGGGCGGGAAATGACGCCCTTGCGGTTGTGGAGACGGGCCAGCGAATGCGGCAGGATCGCGATGCCGACGCCGGCCGCGACCTGCTCCATCAGATCGTCGAGGTCGTGCATGCGCGGCAGCGCACGCCGACTGCCGTCACGGACCTCGGTGGCGATGTCGCGCCATTCCGGAATCGTGTCGGGATCCTGCAAGAGGTGCTCATCCGCGAGGAGCTCGAGCGGCACGGAACCGCTCTCATCGACCGCGGCGATGGCATGGTCTTTCGCGGCCACAACGACTGGAATCTCGGTGTACAGGTTGATCAAGCCCAAGCCCGTGGTGTCGACCGGAAAACGCACAAGACTCACGTCGGCGCGCTCGTCTCGCAGTACTGTGACCTGCTCGGTCGGGTTGGCCGAGTCGGTTCGAAACACCTCAAGGGGGATCTCGGGAAAACGTTCGGCCCAGATTCGCGTCCACTTGGTGGGCGTAACGCCGGCGACGAAGGCGATTGAAAAGGTCACCGGCATCCTCTCTTCTCAGTGCGGTTCGGGGTATGAGGCAGGCATTCAAACAGTTTCACTGTGTTCCCAGGCTATACGCTTGACCTATGACGTCCGAGAAGAAGCCCCAGACCATGAAGTCCGCCACGGCGGCACAGAAGCTCGGGATTCTGCTCGAAGCAGCACCCGACACGTTCCAGAACGCAGTGATCACCCGCACGGAGCTCGCCGAATTCACCGAGAACCCGCCGGCCTGGCTCACTACTCTGCGCACGGATGGCCCGCACCCGCGTCAGGTCGTCGCCGCCAAGCTCGGCGTGTCGATCTCTGGCTTGGCCCGCGCCGGCGTTGATGCTCCGCTGACGACCGCCGAAATCAAGGAGTTGCTGCAGGCTCCGCCCGCATGGCTCATCACGGAACGTGCCACCCAGGCCGAGGTACGTGCCGATCAGATTCGCGTGAAAGACGCCAAGGCTGAAAAGGCCGAGAAGAAGGAGCGTGCCGCTCGCGGTGCCGCTCAGCGCGCAGCGCACCGAGGCGCGTAGCGAAGCCACGCGCGGTGCGCTAGGCGGCAGCCCGCAATTCGGCAGCCTCGCTCATTTCAGCCCTGTCCCCAGCCATGAAGCCCTCGCACCACGTCGTTGTCAGACCGATGCCGCCGCGTACTGCTGGCGCAGGAACGTCGCGATGTCGCCCAGCTCGGCCTGCGAGATTGAATGCGCCATACCCTCATAAATGCGCTCGGTGAGTGTTGAGTGGGCGGTCAGCCAGGCCTGGGTGCGGTTGACGGCGCTCTCGGGAATGATCGGATCTGCGGTTCCGCGCCCCCAGAACACCGGCGGCCGCGACTCGGCGAGGCGCGCATCGGCGTCGGCCGCGCCATCCGCCACGAAGCCCGAGAGCTGCACCGCGAAGGCGAAACGTTCCGGGGCATGACGCAACAGCTGCAGACTCATTGCCCCGCCCTGTGAAAAGCCGAGCAGACCAACCGAGGTCGGCTGCTCGGGGAGCGCGTCGAGCCACTCCAGCACTCCCCGGGCCGCGGCGTCCACGGTCCCGGTCTCGGGCCGGCCCGACTGGTTCGCGAATGGGAACCAGGCGGCGCCATCCCCGACCGTCAGCGGCGCCCGGAGCGACGCAATGACGGGTTCAAGCGGCAGGTGCGGCGCGAGCGAGAAGAGGTCGCCCTCGTGGGAGCCGTAGCCGTGCATGACGATGAGCAACGGGCGGTTCACACGGTCGGCCGGACCCGCCGACCAGAGCACGGCGCCCGGGTCGATGCTGAGGGTGTGGTTGCTGTCGTTCATCGTCATCGTCATCCTCAATCTCTGTCGAGTGTGCTTCGTGCGAAGCCGTACCGCGTCGACTGCGTCAATCCTTCCATGAGGGGTGGAGAATAAACACATGAGCGTGCGCACACCCGACCCCGACTGGACGCCGAACCCCGACGACACCCCGCCGAGCACCAATCCCGGCTGGCTGACCGACGTCGAGCTTGCCGAGGTCCGCGGACGGCTGCCGCTGCTCTACGTCGAAGCGGTTCCGGTGCGCGTGGATGGGCTCGGTCAGGTTGTCGAGGTCGGCGTGTTGTTGCGTGCCACCCAGACGGGCGAAATGACACGGATGCTCGTCTCGGGTCGCGTGATGTATGGCGAGACGCTGCGCGAGGCACTCTTTCGGCACCTCGAGAAAGATCTCGGACCGATGGCATTTCCGCAGCTGCCGACCAGCCCGTTACCGTTCACCGTTGCCGAATACTTTCCGATGCCGGGCGTAAGCGCCTTCACCGACGAACGCCAGCATGCCGTCTCGCTGGCCTTCGTCGTGCCCGTCACGGGCACCTGTGAGCCGCGGCAGGATGCCCTCGAACTCACCTGGATGACGCCGGAGGAGGCCGCATCCGATGCCGTTTCGGCCGAGATGGAAGGCGGCCGCGGGGCGTTGCTGCGCACCGCTCTCGCCTCGGTGGGTCAGCTGCGCTGACCCGCTCGGCACCGCGCGATCCGTCGACTTTCTCTGTCGCGGTCGAGTTTGCCGGATGCGCAGGACGAACTCGACCGCAACTGCTGAACTCGGCGGGCGGCGGGCGGCGGGCGGCGGGCGCTCACGCGACCCGATCTGATTGTGCTGGTGCTGGCCTACGCCAGTCCGAGGGTCTTCAAGAACAGAGCCGTGTAGCGGGGCACGTCAACGTCGAGGGCGATCTCGGCGGTCTCCCAGACGTCGGCGAGTCCGTGCATGAGATCTTCGCCGGCCGTCTGTCGCATGTCGACGAGGGTCTGCCCACGCCCGTATCCGGCCAGTTCGACGCGCACCGGACGGATCTGGGTGCGTAATGCGCCCGGATCGACAAGTGCGCAGACCGCGCCGGCGTCACCGATCAGGCCGGAGTACACCGTTGCGGAGTCGGGGCCCGCGTTGACGCGGTTCGTCAGCAGCGAGCCGACGGTGCGTCCGAGCGTCGTTTCGTGCTCGAGCAACGCGACAGCGACCTCTTCGGCGACAGCAACCTGATTGAACACGTCAAGGCCGTACATGAACGTGGGAACGCCGGAGTCGAGCACGATGGCGGCGGCTTCCGGATCGTGCCACACGTTGAACTCGGCAACGGCAGTGGCGTTGCCGACGCTGGCCGAGCCGCCCATGAAGACGATGCGCTCGATCTTGCTGGTGATGTCGGGGTATTGACGAAGCAGCAGAGCAAGGTTCGTCTGCGGGGCTAGCGCAACCAGGGTGACGGGGCGCTCGCTGTCCTGAATGAGCTGGTGCATGAGCTCGACAGAGCTGATCGGCAGAGCAGTGCGCTCGCTCGGCGGCAGACGCAGGGTGCCCAAACCGCCCTCGCCGTGCACGTGGGAGGCGTCGCGAGCGCGCTCGATCAGGGGGCGCCGGGCTCCGGCAGCAACCGGAATGTCGGGGGCGTTTGCGACATCCAAGATGCGCAGAGTGTTCTGCACGACACGCTCGAGCGAGGCGTTGCCGGCCACGCAGCTAATACCGAGCACATCGATCTCGGGGTGCGCGACGGCGAAAAGGATGGCGAGGGCATCGTCAACGCCGGTGTCGACGTCGAGAATAACGGGGATGGTGGTCATCCACTCAGCCTAAGCGTTTCGAAAGTGGTCTGCCTGGTACCCACCCGCGCTGTCATCGGGGGATAAAAACGAAGAACAACTAGCGAACGAGTCGAACCTCGTGGATTTCCTCGCCAAGGAACGGCTGCGTCTGCTCCTCGCCATCGGGGGCGAAACTGTTGCGCTTGTAGAAACCGTGGGCGCGCGGGTTATCCGAGGCTACCCAGAGGTAGGTGGGTTCGTCGCCACAGGCGGCGTCGAAGAGCTTCTGGCCGATTCCGGTGCCGTGATAGGCATCGAGCAGGTAGATGAAGTACAGCTCGCGCGCGCGCGGCGCCTCGTTATCGCGGGCCGGGCCGGAACCCGAGAACCCGACGATCTCGCCGTCGACGAGTGCCGCGAACTGGCGAAAATCGTCGCCCTGGCTCATCCAGTGTGTCCACAGTTCGGCCATGCGTCGCGGCGACAGATTCGCCAGCGTGGCTTCGCTGATCAGGTGGTCATAGGTTTCATGCCAACAGGTTGCGTGTACGCGTCCAAGGGCTTCTGCGTCGACGTCACGTACCGGTCGAACAACTACTTCGGTGCTCATGAAGCGAGACTAGGCCAGCGGCACGCCGATACGAAATCGACGGATATCGTCCCCCGTCTTCTGGCGACTTTTCGGGTCGCTCACGACTCTGCAGGCGCGGTACGGATGCCGAGAAACGCAGAACGGGCCGGCCTCGAAAGGCCGGCCCGTTCTGGCTGAGTGTGCGTGTTGTGCGCGGCGGACTAGCCCTGCGCGCGACGCGGCGCCGAACGACGGGCGCCACCGGTGGAACCGGCCCCGCGCACGAGGCTGCCCACCTGCAGGCCGCCGGAGCGGCCCGAGGAACCCTGCCCGCCGGAGCGACCGGAGCCCTGTGCGCTGGAACCGGAACCCTGCGGGGCGTGGCTGCGACCTGAGGCCGCGGGACGACCCGAGCGGTCACGGCGTGCACCGCCGGCAGCGACGCTATCGCCGCCACGCTCGGTGCGACCACCGCGTGACTCCCCGCCACGGCCACCCTGGGCGCCGTCGCGTTCGTCGCGGTTGGTGCGCTTGCGCTGGGCGTTGGCGCCCTGTGAGCGACCACCCTGTGACTGGCCGCGCTGCGGCTGTTCCTGGCGCGGAAGCGGCTTGACGTACGCGGCAACCTCGCCGATGAGCGCGGCAACGGCCGGGGACGTCGCGGTCACACGCTGCGGGGTCACCTTGATGGCGGCCTTGCGCAGCAGCAGCTCGGTGTCTTTCTTCTGCATCGGAAGCATGACGGTGACGACGTCACCGGCGCTGCCGGCCCGAGCGGTGCGGCCCGAGCGGTGCAGGTAGGCCTTGTGCTCGGCCGGCGGGTCAACGTGAATCACGAGTTCGATGTCGTCGACGTGCACGCCGCGAGCCGCGACATCCGTGGCGACGAGAACGCGCACATCGCCAGCCGAGAAGGCGGCGAGGTTGCGGTCACGAGCGACCTGCGACAGGTTGCCGTGCAGGTCGACGGCCGGGATACCCGAGTCGGTGAGCTGCTTGGCCAGCTTCTTCGCGTGGTGCTTGGTGCGCATGAACAGAATGCGGCGGCCCTTGCCCGAGGCGAGTGCCTGAACGAGGTCCTTCTTCGCGTCGACGCCGTCGACCTCGAAGACGTGGTGGGTCATTGCCGACACGTGGCTGGTGGCCTCGTCGACGGAGTGCAGAACCTCGTTGTGCAGGAAGCGACGCACGATCTTGTCCACGCCGTTGTCGAGCGTGGCCGAGAACAGCAGGCGCTGGCCGTTGCTGGGGGTCTTGTCGAGGATGCGCGTGACGACGGGCAGGAAGCCCAGGTCGGCCATGTGGTCGGCCTCGTCGAGCACGGTGATCTCCACCGAGTCGAGGTTGACGAAGCCCTGCTTCATGAGGTCTTCGAGGCGGCCGGGGCAGGCCACGACGATGTCGACGCCGGCCTTGAGCGCGGCAACCTGACGGTTCTGTGAGACGCCACCGAAGATGGTGGTCGTGTTGAGGCCGTAGGCCTCGGCCATCGGGGTGAGCGCGGCGGAGATCTGGGTGGCCAGCTCGCGCGTCGGCGCCAGGATGAGCCCGAGCGGACGGCCCGGGCGACGCTTGCCGCCGGCGAGTGTGCCGCCGAGACGGGCGACCATGGGAATCGAGAAGGCCAAGGTCTTGCCCGAGCCGGTCTTCCCGCGGCCGAGCACGTCGCGGCCGTTCAACGTGTCAGGAAGGGTATCGACCTGAATGGGGAAAGCGGTGGTGAGTCCCTGCGCCGACAGTACGGCGACGAGGGGAGCTGGCACGCCAAGCGCGCCAAAGGTTTTTTCAGACAAAGTGGTGCCTTTCAGGCATCAGATTCCTGCCTACGAACCGACCCGCGCACAGCGGATTTCGGAACCAGAGAGGATTCACATGGCGAAGGTGCCGAAGGGCACATCCGTTCGCCGTAAGAATGATTCATTCCGAAATCGTTCCGAGCCGCCGAAGCGGGCTGGTGCGATAAGAAGAGGGCGTTCTACGACGCAGGGAGCGCAGTTATGCACTCGCAAGTACCTCAAGTCTAGCGGATGCTGTCAAATTGAGCGCCTATCGGTGCCAATCGGGGAATGCGCAGCGGTCGCCCCGCGTTGTTTCAGGCAACGACAACTGGAGGAATCATGAAGGCAGTTCTGGGCGACACCGTCATTGCAGAAGCACCGAAAGAGGAGCTGATCTCGATTGAGGGGAACTGGTATTTTCCTCCGGCGAGTGTGAAAGCTGGGCTGCTTGTGAAGAGCCCGACGCCCTACACGTGCCCGTGGAAGGGCGAATGTCAGTATTTCTCCGTCACGGACGGCGACAGCCTGCTGCCCGATCGGGCCTGGAGCTACCCCACCCCATACCCGGCGGCTTTCGACCGGGTTGGCGCGGACTTCAGCAACTATGTTGCTTTTTCGAAAGACGTCACGGTCGTCGACTAGGTAAAACTTCACTGAGGCCGGGCGCCGTTGGGCCATGACGGAGGCCAACGGAGGCCCCCTCGGTGGGGGACGCGAGAGCACATGCCGGTCGGAGCACTAGCCTGTAGTGCTTCTCCCTTTTCCCGGCGCACCAGCGGGTGCAGGCTCAGAAAGACTCTTTAATGGCATCCCTCCTCATCTGCTGTACCCCGGTTCACGGCCACGTCGCCCCGCTCCTCGCGGCCGCTACCTCGCTGGTCACACACGGTCATCGCGTGCGTTTTCTCACGGGCGCGAAATACCGGGGCAAAGTGGAGGCCACGGGCGCAGAGTTCCTGCCGCTGCCGCAGGAGGCCGATTACGACGACGCCGACCTGGATGCCGCGTTCCCGGGCCGAGTCGGACGCAGCGGCATCGACGGCATCCGTTATGACATGACGACCATTTTCGTGAAGCCGATGCCCGCCCAGGCGCGGGCCGTCGAGGCGGCCATCGCGGCCGAGTCGGTCGACGTCATCTTGAGCGAACCGATGTTCACCGGCCTGGCCGCACTCGTCGACCGCCCCGGACGACCGGCCATCGTGAGCCTGGGCATCATCCCGCTCGGCCTGCCCAGCCCCGATACTGCACCGAT from Leifsonia psychrotolerans encodes:
- a CDS encoding nucleoside hydrolase, coding for MTTIPVILDVDTGVDDALAILFAVAHPEIDVLGISCVAGNASLERVVQNTLRILDVANAPDIPVAAGARRPLIERARDASHVHGEGGLGTLRLPPSERTALPISSVELMHQLIQDSERPVTLVALAPQTNLALLLRQYPDITSKIERIVFMGGSASVGNATAVAEFNVWHDPEAAAIVLDSGVPTFMYGLDVFNQVAVAEEVAVALLEHETTLGRTVGSLLTNRVNAGPDSATVYSGLIGDAGAVCALVDPGALRTQIRPVRVELAGYGRGQTLVDMRQTAGEDLMHGLADVWETAEIALDVDVPRYTALFLKTLGLA
- a CDS encoding GNAT family N-acetyltransferase, which encodes MSTEVVVRPVRDVDAEALGRVHATCWHETYDHLISEATLANLSPRRMAELWTHWMSQGDDFRQFAALVDGEIVGFSGSGPARDNEAPRARELYFIYLLDAYHGTGIGQKLFDAACGDEPTYLWVASDNPRAHGFYKRNSFAPDGEEQTQPFLGEEIHEVRLVR
- a CDS encoding DEAD/DEAH box helicase gives rise to the protein MSEKTFGALGVPAPLVAVLSAQGLTTAFPIQVDTLPDTLNGRDVLGRGKTGSGKTLAFSIPMVARLGGTLAGGKRRPGRPLGLILAPTRELATQISAALTPMAEAYGLNTTTIFGGVSQNRQVAALKAGVDIVVACPGRLEDLMKQGFVNLDSVEITVLDEADHMADLGFLPVVTRILDKTPSNGQRLLFSATLDNGVDKIVRRFLHNEVLHSVDEATSHVSAMTHHVFEVDGVDAKKDLVQALASGKGRRILFMRTKHHAKKLAKQLTDSGIPAVDLHGNLSQVARDRNLAAFSAGDVRVLVATDVAARGVHVDDIELVIHVDPPAEHKAYLHRSGRTARAGSAGDVVTVMLPMQKKDTELLLRKAAIKVTPQRVTATSPAVAALIGEVAAYVKPLPRQEQPQRGQSQGGRSQGANAQRKRTNRDERDGAQGGRGGESRGGRTERGGDSVAAGGARRDRSGRPAASGRSHAPQGSGSSAQGSGRSGGQGSSGRSGGLQVGSLVRGAGSTGGARRSAPRRAQG
- a CDS encoding DUF427 domain-containing protein, translating into MKAVLGDTVIAEAPKEELISIEGNWYFPPASVKAGLLVKSPTPYTCPWKGECQYFSVTDGDSLLPDRAWSYPTPYPAAFDRVGADFSNYVAFSKDVTVVD